The proteins below are encoded in one region of Lujinxingia sediminis:
- a CDS encoding tetratricopeptide repeat protein codes for MSQSDQADRPTQEEAIAAIDELIAQGQLQEAEQAIEQALETYGSDDTLLVLRAELALEGGDAQECVFAVQDALKRVESDEARAQLLAFEGYAHYEADAFEEARAAFNAAVRADGELWTAVVGRAMVHESLGFFRAALLDVARAIELDGEEAQPYAIRGNIMLTSGNAAQAEPDFRKAVELDAADEESRLTLARILSLAKKSSEAIEVLEPLVDEGEDPDLIAPAALLRSQLSLTLGSTAAASEDAQRAMELWPDKPWGYLQLAACHLTAAQAEDAIVALKTAEELAGDIRDVPDIYALRASAYDMLEKPEKARALREEAEGSPRLPGVVYGEVLNPVRNIPINPSKPIDVRGLLTELFGHPSKAPAGYEKAIRDVVDRLPEIVAQNPGVGRIQIELPQVEGMSGPPRSLIVQVNQPQGQVPRSEA; via the coding sequence ATGTCGCAGAGCGACCAGGCCGATAGGCCGACGCAGGAAGAGGCAATCGCCGCCATTGATGAGTTGATCGCCCAGGGGCAGCTTCAGGAGGCCGAGCAGGCCATTGAGCAAGCGCTGGAGACCTATGGCAGCGATGATACGCTGCTGGTCTTGCGTGCGGAGTTGGCGCTTGAGGGGGGTGACGCTCAGGAGTGTGTGTTCGCGGTTCAGGACGCGCTCAAGCGCGTGGAGAGCGACGAGGCGCGCGCGCAGCTTCTGGCTTTTGAGGGCTATGCCCACTATGAGGCTGACGCCTTTGAAGAGGCACGTGCGGCGTTTAACGCGGCGGTGCGCGCCGATGGGGAGTTGTGGACGGCCGTGGTGGGCCGGGCGATGGTGCACGAGTCGCTGGGCTTCTTCCGCGCTGCACTGCTGGACGTGGCCCGTGCCATTGAGCTTGATGGCGAGGAGGCGCAGCCCTATGCGATCCGCGGCAACATCATGCTCACCAGCGGCAACGCCGCCCAGGCTGAGCCGGACTTCCGCAAAGCCGTGGAGCTTGATGCGGCCGATGAGGAGTCGCGTCTGACGCTGGCGCGCATCCTCTCGCTGGCCAAGAAGTCCTCGGAGGCCATTGAGGTGCTTGAGCCCCTGGTCGATGAGGGCGAAGATCCCGATCTGATCGCGCCGGCGGCGCTTTTGCGCAGCCAGCTCTCGCTGACCCTCGGCAGCACCGCGGCGGCCAGCGAAGATGCGCAGCGGGCCATGGAGCTGTGGCCTGATAAGCCCTGGGGATACCTGCAGCTGGCAGCCTGTCACCTGACCGCTGCGCAGGCCGAAGATGCGATCGTCGCGCTCAAGACTGCCGAAGAGCTCGCCGGTGATATTCGCGATGTGCCGGACATCTACGCTCTGCGGGCCTCGGCCTACGACATGCTCGAGAAGCCGGAGAAGGCCCGCGCGCTGCGTGAAGAAGCCGAGGGCAGCCCGCGTCTTCCCGGTGTGGTCTATGGCGAGGTGCTCAATCCGGTGCGCAACATTCCCATCAACCCCAGCAAGCCCATCGATGTCAGAGGGCTGCTCACGGAACTCTTCGGGCATCCGAGCAAAGCGCCGGCGGGTTACGAGAAGGCCATCCGCGATGTGGTGGATCGCCTCCCCGAGATTGTGGCGCAGAACCCCGGGGTGGGGCGCATTCAGATTGAACTTCCGCAGGTTGAGGGCATGAGTGGTCCGCCCCGCAGCCTGATCGTCCAGGTCAATCAGCCCCAGGGGCAGGTGCCGCGGTCGGAGGCCTGA
- a CDS encoding GNAT family N-acetyltransferase, which yields MREITAEDMEQRADEFDAAIAATPQIDHFCSSSFWILPAWRAFLPAHTLWARECEKGFVALGVGSDHSLGTYLHPLEASWALACPFAGADVEGLIANFIEQARGQMPAWNILFLSGIVPDSLHFDHLILGFRRHYSLGLGPSSVRRVASLEEGIEGFMRRRTSKFRANLRRIQRRADERGLTLEYHHSIEPENQAHALLDRALELERLSWKGEADTGIIDGPMKVFYRDMLPRLARRDALRFLFVTLDGVDIAYCFGGVFNNAFRGLQMSYHDDFRDVSPGSLAQMAMIEHLCEEGVAHYDLGTDMEYKERWAEEKRETVAVVVRR from the coding sequence ATGCGTGAGATCACCGCCGAAGACATGGAGCAGCGTGCCGATGAGTTCGACGCTGCTATCGCCGCGACACCGCAGATTGACCACTTCTGCTCGTCGTCGTTCTGGATATTACCGGCCTGGCGCGCCTTCTTACCGGCTCACACCCTGTGGGCCCGCGAGTGCGAGAAGGGCTTTGTGGCCCTGGGCGTGGGAAGCGACCATAGCCTGGGCACCTACCTCCACCCGCTGGAAGCGAGCTGGGCGCTGGCCTGCCCTTTTGCCGGTGCCGACGTCGAGGGACTCATCGCCAACTTCATCGAGCAGGCCCGCGGCCAGATGCCTGCCTGGAACATCCTCTTTCTCTCCGGAATTGTTCCCGACTCCCTGCATTTCGATCATCTGATTCTGGGCTTTCGCCGCCATTATTCGCTCGGTCTGGGGCCCTCTTCAGTGCGGCGGGTGGCCAGCCTGGAGGAGGGCATCGAGGGCTTTATGCGCCGGCGCACCTCGAAGTTTCGCGCCAACCTGCGGCGCATCCAGCGGCGCGCCGACGAGCGCGGCCTCACCCTGGAGTACCATCACAGCATTGAACCCGAGAACCAGGCCCACGCCCTGCTCGACCGCGCCCTGGAGCTTGAACGCCTCAGCTGGAAAGGGGAAGCCGACACCGGCATCATCGACGGCCCGATGAAAGTCTTCTACCGCGACATGCTCCCGAGGCTTGCGCGCCGCGACGCGCTGCGTTTTCTGTTTGTGACCCTCGACGGCGTCGACATCGCCTACTGCTTCGGGGGGGTCTTCAATAACGCCTTCCGCGGTCTGCAGATGAGCTACCACGACGACTTCCGCGACGTCTCACCGGGAAGCCTGGCGCAGATGGCCATGATCGAGCACCTCTGTGAGGAGGGCGTGGCCCACTACGACCTGGGCACCGATATGGAGTACAAAGAGCGCTGGGCCGAAGAAAAACGCGAGACCGTCGCGGTGGTCGTGCGCCGCTGA
- the pssA gene encoding CDP-diacylglycerol--serine O-phosphatidyltransferase, translating into MDLSRAKYILPNMFTLSSIVAGMYSIQLSTTATGVEEMTLAAWLVMVSMVCDTCDGRVARLTRTESEFGVQLDSLADAISFGVAPGFLLYNWGLSELGLAGLLLASAYTAGTVLRLARFNVMAHQSEGPARYFLGLPSPLAAGMVASLVLAHVSFSGQIATGASESVAAVALLLGGLMVSNVRYRTFKDVKFRGPAALVLVLLLAAVTALAVVYKAGVALVVVTAVYIVVGLCGGLLNLGRNVLGGASDDDGADGVLQDLRDSER; encoded by the coding sequence ATGGATTTGAGCCGGGCGAAGTACATTTTGCCAAATATGTTCACCCTTTCGAGCATCGTCGCCGGGATGTATAGCATCCAGCTCTCGACGACGGCCACCGGGGTCGAGGAGATGACGCTGGCCGCCTGGCTGGTGATGGTCTCGATGGTCTGCGACACCTGCGATGGACGCGTGGCGCGGCTGACGCGTACCGAGAGCGAGTTCGGGGTGCAACTCGATAGCCTGGCCGATGCGATCAGCTTCGGGGTGGCGCCGGGGTTTCTGCTCTACAACTGGGGCTTGAGCGAGCTGGGGCTTGCGGGGCTTTTGCTGGCCAGCGCTTATACCGCGGGCACGGTCCTGCGTCTGGCGCGCTTTAATGTCATGGCGCATCAGAGCGAAGGTCCGGCGCGTTATTTTCTGGGGCTCCCCTCACCGCTGGCTGCCGGGATGGTGGCCTCGCTGGTGCTGGCGCATGTCTCGTTTAGCGGCCAGATCGCCACTGGAGCCTCCGAAAGTGTGGCGGCGGTGGCGCTGTTGTTGGGCGGTTTGATGGTGAGTAACGTGCGTTATCGCACGTTTAAAGACGTGAAATTCCGCGGTCCGGCGGCCCTGGTTCTGGTGCTGCTCCTGGCGGCGGTGACCGCCCTGGCGGTGGTCTATAAGGCCGGGGTGGCGCTGGTGGTGGTGACCGCAGTCTACATCGTGGTGGGACTCTGCGGCGGGTTGCTCAACCTGGGACGCAATGTGCTCGGCGGGGCCAGCGATGACGACGGGGCGGACGGCGTATTGCAAGACCTGCGTGACAGCGAGCGATAA
- a CDS encoding CehA/McbA family metallohydrolase, giving the protein MMTINRMWRVCAAAMVVGVCAVGCSDDPDPIDTADVQEDAGQDAHDSGDSGDVGDPESWACSGEPCVIDEPYLPVPQQDGVDPQGGAAPEDAPGAGQARLWRVGEEGTGFSGVWSHCREGDYILSNAEIRVCIQGTSTNRYETFTGGKLVDAQRVDQTGEDVLDMVMTLVEFGTATADKVEVVRDGSDGGVAVLRVTGADVELAHLAGVLGQRFGARVGLEVITEYRLAPDTTHVEIVTFARSAGDRVVSQQLGSWLAYGDRARPWTPDKGFGVGRGAMPWIAGVGAGRSFGLVFEESASPLGVASSQDIPWAEMRMFSGQIPRDEPAVLRHFFVVGDGTLDSVRRQAAQLRGEEPGWQEVALSVVDAGGTPVEGVEIYITSGESALTVVTTDATGQATALLDEGGGYTAELRDFAGPLTLSRAFEVDGEDVVFEISEVGAIELEVRDETSGELLPSRARFVGDGADFTLYVEDGTLNSAVPAGTYQLVLTRGSEYDVTVLDVEILAGETAEYSATLLHGVNTEGWISADFHQHMEPSIDSEVHVRDRVLENVTQGLELVVPTDHEVVTDLSGVIAEMGLGDYVSTFPGLEISPVYSHFNLYPFPYNPDRRGRGSIELAYQDETDGEVYFRRIPEIVEIARQLENPPLVQMNHPRSNSGMFKHVRYNPELGPDAVTHEDFVADIDAVEVINRFGDACAVLADWSGLLNSGRRVTGLGNSDSHRANGEAGVPRNFLCIDAAPGEIEADEAKAMLLAQRVTVGSHAFIDFSDGKIPGDEIEAQSGETLSFGVRVQTPNWSQVERLFVIVNGSVVETLERSAEAGARFDFDETIELSFEEDSWVVFWFDGPSPSGTVNYGERTLGFTNPVYVKVSGEDAWQAPGPRAMNLDAINTGYCED; this is encoded by the coding sequence ATGATGACGATCAATAGAATGTGGCGCGTCTGCGCGGCGGCGATGGTGGTGGGCGTATGTGCGGTGGGGTGCAGTGATGATCCGGATCCGATCGACACTGCTGATGTTCAGGAGGATGCGGGCCAGGACGCCCATGATAGCGGGGATTCAGGCGATGTCGGCGATCCGGAAAGCTGGGCATGTTCGGGAGAGCCGTGTGTGATCGACGAGCCCTACCTGCCGGTGCCACAGCAGGACGGCGTCGATCCGCAGGGAGGCGCTGCGCCTGAAGATGCACCCGGAGCGGGGCAGGCCCGGCTCTGGCGTGTGGGTGAGGAGGGCACCGGATTTTCGGGCGTCTGGAGTCACTGTCGTGAGGGCGACTATATTCTTAGTAACGCCGAGATTCGCGTCTGCATCCAGGGAACCAGCACCAACCGCTATGAGACGTTTACAGGCGGCAAGCTCGTCGACGCACAGCGCGTCGATCAGACCGGCGAAGATGTTCTCGACATGGTCATGACCCTGGTTGAGTTTGGCACGGCCACCGCTGATAAGGTCGAGGTGGTGCGCGATGGCAGTGACGGCGGGGTGGCCGTGCTGCGTGTGACGGGCGCCGATGTGGAGCTTGCGCATCTGGCCGGCGTCCTCGGTCAGCGCTTTGGCGCGCGGGTGGGGCTGGAGGTCATCACCGAGTATCGGCTGGCCCCGGACACCACCCATGTGGAGATCGTGACCTTTGCGCGCTCCGCCGGCGATCGTGTCGTGTCGCAACAACTCGGGAGTTGGTTGGCCTACGGCGACCGCGCACGCCCCTGGACGCCCGACAAGGGCTTTGGCGTGGGACGCGGCGCGATGCCCTGGATCGCCGGGGTGGGGGCCGGTCGAAGCTTCGGGCTGGTCTTTGAAGAGAGCGCTTCACCCCTGGGGGTGGCCTCCTCTCAGGACATTCCCTGGGCAGAGATGCGGATGTTCAGCGGACAGATCCCGCGTGATGAGCCCGCCGTGTTGCGCCACTTCTTTGTGGTCGGGGATGGCACGTTGGACTCGGTGCGCCGTCAGGCCGCGCAACTTCGCGGCGAGGAGCCGGGCTGGCAGGAGGTTGCCCTGAGCGTGGTCGATGCCGGCGGTACTCCTGTTGAAGGCGTCGAGATCTACATCACCTCTGGCGAAAGCGCCCTTACCGTGGTCACGACCGACGCCACGGGCCAGGCCACCGCGCTTCTCGATGAGGGAGGAGGGTACACCGCCGAATTGCGCGACTTCGCCGGACCGCTCACCCTCTCTCGCGCGTTCGAGGTCGATGGTGAAGACGTCGTCTTTGAGATCAGCGAGGTCGGCGCAATCGAACTGGAAGTTCGCGATGAAACCAGCGGTGAGCTGCTCCCGTCCCGAGCGCGCTTTGTGGGCGACGGTGCTGACTTCACCCTTTATGTCGAAGACGGCACGTTGAACTCGGCGGTTCCGGCCGGCACCTACCAGCTCGTGCTTACGCGAGGCTCGGAGTACGACGTTACCGTGCTCGATGTGGAGATCCTCGCCGGAGAGACCGCCGAGTACAGCGCCACACTTCTGCACGGCGTCAATACCGAGGGGTGGATCAGCGCGGACTTCCACCAGCATATGGAGCCGAGCATCGACAGCGAGGTGCACGTGCGTGACCGCGTCCTGGAGAACGTCACCCAGGGCCTGGAGCTTGTCGTGCCCACCGACCACGAGGTCGTCACAGATCTGAGCGGGGTCATCGCCGAGATGGGCCTTGGCGACTATGTCTCCACCTTCCCCGGGCTGGAGATCTCCCCGGTCTACTCGCACTTCAACCTCTATCCCTTCCCCTACAACCCGGATCGTCGTGGTCGAGGCTCCATTGAGCTCGCCTATCAGGATGAGACTGATGGGGAGGTCTACTTCCGCCGGATCCCCGAGATCGTGGAGATTGCTCGCCAACTTGAGAATCCGCCTCTGGTGCAGATGAATCACCCGCGCAGTAACTCCGGGATGTTCAAGCACGTGCGCTACAATCCGGAGCTCGGGCCCGACGCGGTCACTCACGAGGATTTTGTGGCCGACATAGACGCGGTGGAGGTGATCAATCGCTTTGGCGACGCCTGCGCGGTACTCGCTGACTGGAGCGGGTTGCTCAACAGCGGGCGTCGTGTCACCGGCCTCGGGAACTCCGACAGCCACCGCGCCAATGGCGAGGCGGGGGTGCCGCGCAACTTCCTGTGCATCGACGCCGCCCCCGGTGAGATTGAGGCCGATGAGGCCAAAGCCATGCTGCTCGCTCAGCGCGTGACGGTGGGCTCCCATGCCTTTATTGACTTCAGCGACGGGAAGATCCCCGGCGATGAGATCGAGGCTCAGAGCGGTGAGACGCTCAGCTTTGGCGTGCGCGTGCAGACCCCGAACTGGTCGCAGGTTGAGCGCTTGTTTGTGATCGTCAACGGTTCGGTGGTGGAGACCCTGGAACGCAGCGCTGAGGCCGGCGCGCGCTTCGACTTCGATGAGACGATCGAACTCAGCTTTGAGGAAGATTCCTGGGTGGTCTTCTGGTTCGATGGCCCCTCGCCCTCCGGGACGGTGAACTACGGGGAGCGTACGCTGGGCTTTACCAACCCGGTTTATGTGAAGGTCAGCGGTGAAGACGCCTGGCAGGCTCCGGGCCCGCGTGCCATGAATCTGGACGCGATCAATACCGGCTACTGCGAAGATTGA
- a CDS encoding lysophospholipid acyltransferase family protein translates to MLQKVKEQVDGALIETIRQDVWERIRTMDAGQNDYGYDPFGFEPEFLKYVAPPAIALYRHYFRVETFGIENIPESGPVLLVANHTGQIPLDGMMIATAALIDRTPPRMVRSMVERWVPSLPFISKIFARAGQVVGTRENARILLRRGGCILVFPEGQRGINKTYDRAYQLQEFGLGFMRLALATGTPIVPVSVVGAEEQMPAIYDVKSLAKLLGMPAFPITPTWPLLGPLGALPLPVKYRIYFGEPLRFEGDPDEEDRVVGGHVERVREAISQMIDRGLEERRGVFF, encoded by the coding sequence ATGTTGCAGAAGGTCAAAGAACAGGTCGACGGTGCGCTTATCGAGACGATCCGCCAGGATGTCTGGGAGCGTATCCGCACGATGGATGCCGGGCAGAACGACTACGGCTACGATCCTTTCGGGTTTGAGCCGGAGTTTCTCAAGTATGTGGCACCGCCGGCCATCGCGCTCTACCGGCACTATTTTCGGGTGGAGACGTTCGGGATTGAGAACATCCCGGAGTCCGGTCCGGTGCTGCTGGTGGCCAACCATACCGGGCAGATTCCACTCGACGGGATGATGATCGCCACGGCCGCGCTCATCGACCGTACGCCGCCCCGGATGGTGCGCAGCATGGTGGAGCGCTGGGTGCCCTCGTTGCCCTTTATCTCCAAGATCTTCGCGCGCGCCGGCCAGGTGGTGGGCACGCGCGAGAACGCGCGCATCTTGCTGCGGCGGGGAGGCTGCATCCTCGTCTTTCCGGAAGGGCAGCGCGGCATCAACAAGACCTACGATAGGGCCTATCAGCTTCAGGAGTTCGGGCTGGGCTTTATGCGTCTGGCGCTGGCCACAGGCACCCCCATTGTGCCGGTGAGTGTGGTGGGGGCCGAGGAGCAGATGCCGGCGATTTACGATGTGAAGTCGCTGGCGAAGTTGCTGGGAATGCCGGCCTTTCCAATCACGCCGACCTGGCCTTTGCTCGGACCGCTGGGGGCGTTGCCGCTGCCGGTGAAGTACCGCATCTACTTCGGCGAGCCGCTGCGTTTTGAGGGCGACCCGGACGAAGAAGATCGCGTGGTAGGCGGACATGTCGAGCGGGTGCGTGAGGCCATCTCTCAGATGATCGATCGCGGGCTTGAGGAGCGTCGGGGGGTGTTCTTTTGA
- a CDS encoding SDR family oxidoreductase — MKQRSRRPRKERVLITGIGGNLGRAVARRLHRRFEVVGIDRRSVRHMPKDVDIEQVDIRRRRVEDVFRRQRLDAVVHLNIMHDPRSRQDEHHQFNIVGTQKIFELCAEHRVPKVVVLSSADVYGPDPRNDQFLKEDAALMGGQKFEAIRDLIALDMFCNTFFWRHPEIETVILRPVHIVGRVNNAPSRYLRLERPPTIMGFDPMVQLIHVEDVVSAIEKALTPGIRGVFNLAGPSPVPLSFILDRLGREPRPMPEPLLKMMLSTAWSLKISDWPVPELDHIKYVCMVDDSLARNQLGFAPSHDLESILYELRPGQRP, encoded by the coding sequence TTGAAGCAGCGCAGCCGACGCCCGCGTAAAGAGCGGGTCCTTATTACCGGGATCGGAGGTAACCTGGGACGGGCGGTCGCTCGCCGATTGCATCGCCGCTTTGAGGTGGTGGGCATCGATCGGCGTTCGGTGCGTCATATGCCCAAAGATGTCGATATCGAGCAGGTCGATATTCGCCGTCGCCGTGTTGAAGATGTGTTTCGACGCCAGCGCCTTGATGCGGTGGTGCATCTTAACATCATGCACGATCCCAGAAGTCGTCAGGACGAACATCATCAGTTCAATATCGTGGGCACCCAGAAGATCTTCGAACTCTGCGCCGAGCATCGCGTGCCCAAGGTCGTGGTTCTTTCCAGCGCCGATGTGTACGGGCCGGACCCGCGCAACGATCAGTTTTTGAAAGAAGATGCAGCTTTGATGGGAGGTCAGAAGTTCGAGGCAATTCGCGACCTGATCGCGCTCGATATGTTCTGCAACACCTTCTTCTGGCGCCATCCTGAGATCGAGACGGTGATTCTGCGTCCGGTTCATATCGTGGGACGCGTGAATAATGCGCCGAGTCGGTATCTGCGCCTGGAGCGGCCGCCCACGATTATGGGCTTTGATCCAATGGTGCAGCTGATCCACGTGGAGGATGTGGTCAGCGCCATTGAGAAGGCGCTCACGCCGGGAATCCGCGGGGTCTTCAACCTGGCGGGCCCTTCGCCGGTGCCTCTGTCTTTCATTCTGGATCGGCTGGGACGTGAGCCGCGCCCGATGCCCGAGCCTCTGCTGAAGATGATGCTGAGCACGGCGTGGTCTCTGAAGATCAGCGACTGGCCGGTGCCGGAGCTCGATCATATCAAGTACGTCTGCATGGTCGATGATAGCCTGGCGCGCAACCAGCTGGGTTTTGCACCTTCGCATGACCTTGAGTCGATTCTCTATGAGCTTCGACCCGGGCAGAGGCCCTGA
- a CDS encoding helix-turn-helix domain-containing protein, whose protein sequence is MNLKKDVYTTFEAAKICNANITSIKNWIEQGELRAFRTPGGHFRIERQVLDDFLSRHRMPNPFAQQRQRRVLVVHSDAGLEARVRARFGDEIDYDVSGDAVDALLKIGQWQPDVAVLDSELQGLDVLALCKRVREHEELQGMMMVVICGDDAVEAMNFRGAGARWVVARSEGEDAVMEALRRALL, encoded by the coding sequence ATGAATCTCAAGAAAGACGTTTATACGACGTTTGAGGCGGCCAAGATTTGCAACGCCAACATCACCTCGATCAAGAACTGGATCGAGCAAGGCGAGCTTCGCGCGTTTCGTACCCCCGGCGGTCACTTTCGTATTGAGCGTCAGGTGCTTGATGATTTTCTTTCGCGCCACCGTATGCCCAACCCCTTTGCGCAACAACGTCAGCGGCGGGTGCTGGTCGTGCACTCCGATGCGGGGCTGGAGGCGCGGGTTCGGGCGCGTTTCGGCGATGAAATCGACTACGACGTCAGTGGTGATGCGGTCGACGCATTGCTGAAGATCGGGCAGTGGCAGCCCGATGTGGCGGTGCTCGATAGTGAGCTTCAGGGGCTTGATGTGCTCGCCCTGTGCAAACGCGTCAGGGAGCATGAAGAGTTGCAGGGGATGATGATGGTCGTGATCTGCGGCGATGACGCCGTGGAGGCGATGAATTTTCGCGGCGCCGGAGCGCGCTGGGTGGTCGCACGCAGCGAGGGCGAAGACGCCGTGATGGAAGCGCTACGTCGCGCGTTGCTCTAG
- a CDS encoding class I SAM-dependent methyltransferase → MAKKKEDVLNELTRVRFVGPALADELYSDHGVRDLPALLKLAREGGLTELNGVGAKKAATILSSVQRLVDREAAPSPSRANAKKTSSPEKAQPKKAEAKKAEAKKAEAKKAEAKKAEAKKAEAKKAEAKKAEAKKAEAKKAPITDVVENITPGKASDESTKASATGGSVDEASAPGKAAASTALPSLRERFISTLRCPACGHDTFEVSLTTITCEACQRQFNLQDDVADLAPPHAPDRSVTQKLMETKFYAQFYEEIMRPRLTGVVSERTMREEYRLAADYLDFGAETRLIDVGCGTGNFTRYFAQRIGLAETRETGGDLPLVVGMDLSWPMLETARRNIRRENLDGRVFLIRGDATRIPVSRASFNRLHCAGTLHLLNDIDEALRNFARILEPGGICVIGTFILGEGMLRRFAKRAAEIPTRFHWFSRDELHKRLERAGFEIVSDDIAGDAITIKARRI, encoded by the coding sequence ATGGCCAAGAAAAAAGAAGACGTCCTCAATGAGCTGACCCGCGTACGTTTTGTAGGTCCCGCGCTGGCTGATGAGCTCTACTCTGACCACGGCGTGCGCGATCTTCCGGCGCTCCTCAAACTGGCCCGCGAGGGCGGCTTAACCGAGCTCAACGGCGTCGGTGCCAAAAAAGCTGCCACGATCCTCAGCAGCGTCCAGCGTCTGGTCGACCGCGAGGCCGCTCCCTCGCCATCACGCGCCAACGCAAAGAAAACGAGCTCCCCCGAAAAAGCTCAGCCGAAAAAAGCCGAAGCGAAGAAGGCCGAAGCGAAGAAGGCCGAAGCGAAGAAAGCCGAAGCGAAGAAGGCCGAAGCGAAGAAGGCCGAAGCGAAGAAGGCCGAAGCGAAGAAAGCCGAAGCGAAGAAAGCCGAAGCGAAGAAAGCACCGATCACTGACGTCGTCGAGAACATCACTCCCGGGAAAGCTTCCGACGAGAGCACCAAAGCCAGCGCCACCGGAGGAAGCGTCGACGAAGCCAGCGCGCCCGGGAAGGCAGCGGCCTCAACCGCTCTGCCTTCGCTCCGCGAGCGCTTCATCAGCACGCTGCGCTGTCCGGCCTGTGGCCATGACACCTTCGAGGTCAGCCTGACCACCATCACCTGTGAGGCCTGCCAGCGTCAGTTCAATCTCCAGGATGACGTGGCCGATCTGGCGCCTCCCCACGCCCCGGACCGCTCCGTCACCCAGAAATTGATGGAGACCAAATTCTACGCCCAGTTTTACGAAGAGATCATGCGTCCGCGTCTCACCGGGGTGGTCAGCGAGCGCACCATGCGCGAAGAGTACCGCCTGGCCGCCGACTACCTCGACTTCGGCGCAGAGACTCGCCTGATTGACGTGGGATGCGGCACCGGCAACTTCACCCGCTACTTTGCCCAGCGCATCGGCCTGGCCGAGACGCGTGAAACCGGCGGGGATCTTCCCCTGGTCGTCGGCATGGATCTCTCCTGGCCGATGCTCGAAACAGCCCGCCGTAACATCCGCCGCGAGAACCTTGATGGCCGGGTCTTCTTGATCCGCGGCGACGCCACCCGTATCCCGGTGAGCCGCGCCTCGTTCAACCGTCTTCACTGCGCCGGCACCCTGCACCTGCTCAACGACATCGATGAGGCTCTGCGCAACTTTGCGCGCATCCTGGAGCCCGGTGGCATCTGCGTGATCGGCACCTTCATCCTCGGTGAGGGCATGCTGCGTCGTTTTGCCAAGCGCGCCGCCGAGATTCCGACCCGCTTCCACTGGTTCTCCCGCGACGAGCTGCACAAACGCCTGGAACGCGCCGGCTTTGAGATCGTCAGCGACGATATTGCCGGCGATGCCATCACCATCAAAGCGCGCCGCATCTGA
- a CDS encoding (2Fe-2S) ferredoxin domain-containing protein, which produces MKPVDTSFCLAHLLVCVNQRHKSALPSCASGDAEAIYQKLRGWIEAHGMLSRIWITRTECLGWCHVDGGTVAIYPQNIWVRAMTLDDCDALIEEHLQPLLSHGRPRKP; this is translated from the coding sequence ATGAAGCCTGTCGACACCTCCTTTTGCCTTGCTCACCTGCTGGTTTGCGTCAACCAACGTCATAAGTCTGCTCTGCCCAGCTGCGCCAGCGGTGACGCCGAGGCCATCTACCAGAAGTTGCGCGGCTGGATTGAAGCCCACGGCATGCTCTCCCGCATCTGGATCACCCGCACCGAATGCCTGGGCTGGTGCCACGTTGATGGCGGCACGGTCGCCATCTACCCCCAGAATATCTGGGTGCGCGCCATGACCCTCGACGACTGCGACGCCCTGATCGAAGAGCATCTCCAGCCTCTCCTGAGCCACGGCCGGCCGCGCAAACCCTGA